A single region of the Salicibibacter cibi genome encodes:
- the serC gene encoding 3-phosphoserine/phosphohydroxythreonine transaminase: MTKENIHNFNAGPAALPAEVLRQAASELENYNGTGMSIMEHSHRGESYEHVHHEAIATVKRLLGISDAYEVLLLQGGASLQFAMVPYNLLSPDQKANYILTGSWSEKAKKEADHLGKTYSGASGEDNNYKRVPDFETIETAADDAYIHVTSNNTIYGTAWQDFTRMSEWEAPVIADMSSDIFSRSFPVENFDLIYAGAQKNIGPSGVTLVIISKPLLEKTKTIARNVPAILRYSTHAEKASLYNTPPTFAVYMLKNTLQWIEANGGLQALETRNRNKATLLYDAIDESDGFYRGHAHPSSRSNMNVTFTLPTEELTKRFLEEAKDRKFSGLNGHRSVGGCRASIYNAVSLESCEALRDFMVSFQQKHR, translated from the coding sequence ATGACAAAGGAAAACATTCATAACTTTAACGCCGGCCCTGCCGCTCTTCCGGCGGAGGTTCTCCGGCAAGCGGCTTCCGAACTTGAAAATTATAACGGAACCGGCATGTCCATTATGGAACACAGTCATCGCGGCGAAAGCTACGAACACGTCCATCACGAAGCCATCGCAACGGTCAAACGCCTACTCGGAATCAGTGATGCCTATGAGGTTTTACTATTGCAGGGGGGCGCGAGCCTCCAGTTTGCCATGGTTCCCTATAATCTGTTATCGCCGGACCAAAAGGCCAATTACATATTGACGGGATCTTGGTCGGAAAAGGCAAAAAAAGAAGCCGATCACTTAGGGAAAACGTATAGCGGCGCGAGTGGAGAAGATAACAATTATAAACGCGTACCCGATTTCGAAACCATCGAAACCGCTGCTGATGATGCCTACATTCACGTGACATCCAACAATACGATCTACGGAACAGCTTGGCAAGATTTCACAAGAATGTCCGAATGGGAAGCGCCTGTCATTGCTGACATGTCCAGCGACATATTCAGCCGCTCTTTTCCCGTTGAGAATTTTGACCTCATTTACGCTGGAGCCCAAAAAAATATCGGCCCTTCCGGGGTCACGCTCGTGATCATTTCGAAACCATTGCTCGAAAAGACGAAAACAATCGCCCGTAATGTCCCGGCAATCTTGCGCTATAGCACCCATGCAGAAAAAGCCTCTCTGTATAATACACCGCCGACTTTTGCGGTATACATGTTGAAAAACACGTTACAGTGGATTGAAGCAAACGGGGGGCTCCAAGCGTTGGAAACCCGCAACCGGAACAAAGCCACCCTCTTGTATGACGCCATTGATGAAAGCGACGGGTTTTATCGCGGGCATGCGCATCCGTCCAGCCGTTCAAACATGAATGTCACTTTTACGCTGCCAACGGAGGAGTTGACAAAGCGCTTCCTTGAAGAGGCAAAAGATAGGAAATTCAGCGGTTTAAACGGACACCGGTCCGTAGGAGGATGCCGCGCTTCGATCTATAACGCCGTATCTCTTGAATCATGCGAAGCCCTTCGTGATTTCATGGTTTCTTTTCAACAAAAGCACCGATAA
- a CDS encoding HIT family protein, which translates to MSAHSDCIFCKIVSGEIPSHKIYEDDDAVAFLDLSQVTEGHTLLIPKDHQATIFELQEETAAKLFTKAPKIARALKETFNFEGINIANNNGQKADQTIFHYHLHFIPRYGQEVLYNWADNSDKYSNEDLKSYAQAVQSNMA; encoded by the coding sequence ATGTCTGCCCATTCCGATTGCATCTTTTGTAAAATTGTCTCAGGGGAAATCCCGTCGCACAAAATTTATGAAGACGATGACGCCGTCGCGTTTTTGGATCTAAGTCAAGTGACGGAAGGCCACACGTTGTTGATCCCAAAAGACCATCAGGCTACTATTTTCGAGTTACAGGAAGAAACGGCCGCGAAGTTGTTCACAAAAGCACCGAAAATTGCCCGCGCGTTAAAGGAAACGTTCAATTTTGAAGGCATAAATATTGCGAATAACAACGGTCAAAAAGCGGATCAAACCATCTTTCACTATCATTTGCATTTCATCCCCCGGTACGGCCAAGAAGTGCTTTACAATTGGGCGGATAACAGTGACAAATACTCTAATGAAGATTTAAAGTCCTACGCACAAGCCGTTCAATCAAACATGGCGTAA
- a CDS encoding ABC transporter ATP-binding protein, which produces MASLLNVEGVTGGYSPRKPVIEGVSFQVKAGEIVALIGLNGAGKSTTIKHILGLLEPLDGRIEIRGQTKDDDIDRYRKTMGYIPETPILYEELTLWEHLRLTAMAYGIEDDTWQKRAEMLIETFRMKKMTHWFPSHFSKGMRQKVMVMCAFLVEPNLYVVDEPFVGLDPVGIQSLLEQMVMMKENGAGILMSTHILTTAEKHCDRFILLHDGHVYMHGTMEELRQQAGMPEADLDTLYIEMTKEPSV; this is translated from the coding sequence ATGGCATCATTGCTGAATGTGGAAGGCGTGACAGGGGGGTACAGCCCGAGGAAACCGGTAATTGAAGGCGTTTCTTTTCAGGTAAAAGCCGGAGAAATTGTTGCTTTAATTGGCCTGAACGGTGCCGGAAAAAGCACGACAATCAAGCATATTTTAGGGTTGTTGGAACCCCTGGACGGCCGCATTGAAATCCGGGGGCAAACGAAAGATGACGATATAGACAGATACAGAAAAACGATGGGCTATATTCCGGAGACACCGATCCTTTACGAAGAATTAACGCTTTGGGAACACCTTCGTTTGACTGCGATGGCTTATGGAATCGAGGACGACACATGGCAAAAACGTGCCGAGATGTTAATTGAAACGTTTCGCATGAAAAAAATGACCCATTGGTTTCCCAGCCATTTTTCTAAGGGGATGCGGCAAAAGGTGATGGTCATGTGCGCGTTTCTTGTTGAACCGAACCTGTATGTCGTTGATGAACCATTTGTGGGCTTGGATCCGGTAGGTATTCAATCTTTGTTGGAACAAATGGTTATGATGAAGGAAAATGGCGCCGGGATTTTGATGAGCACCCATATCCTTACAACGGCGGAAAAACATTGCGATCGTTTTATTTTGTTGCATGACGGCCACGTCTATATGCACGGAACGATGGAAGAGTTGAGGCAGCAAGCCGGGATGCCGGAAGCGGATTTGGACACCCTATACATTGAAATGACGAAGGAACCATCCGTATGA
- a CDS encoding ABC transporter permease, whose amino-acid sequence MNPGDLWRERAQDYWNVAIRYIRLMATGGLMVAIYGTLLIIGVYYQSFLDWLPADFPVLQILTVLFAFLLTRSPVRTFIKEGDLVFLLPFEAHLGPYMRRSLLYSWIMQSVVIFFLLFLLAPLYIERMPGDTLALAIVMGALILAKLWNVVAEWGELRQQFSVSHWRHRWLRFAVNLVLVFFLLQTDWGFALAIAIIMMVVLGVYYRQMYANHFLKWETLLQQEHRRLNAFYRFANAFTDVRHVKSPVHRRRWLANQFDRVNHRKANTYIYLYGKTFARSGDYFGVFIRLSLVGGLLIYASPEAWDWLVVVIVGLFIYMTGAQLAPIYSHHDILLWPSIYPVPDLIRRRALKTLLRGLLFVQTFWFTVIAALTPLSMTIAVLTLLAGVAVSFYFTEFKLKKSIEEKL is encoded by the coding sequence ATGAATCCGGGAGATCTCTGGCGTGAACGTGCACAAGATTACTGGAATGTAGCCATTCGTTACATACGTTTGATGGCGACTGGCGGATTGATGGTCGCGATTTACGGAACGCTGTTGATTATCGGCGTTTACTACCAATCATTTCTTGATTGGCTTCCCGCTGATTTTCCGGTTTTGCAAATTCTCACGGTACTGTTTGCCTTTTTGCTTACCCGCAGTCCGGTGCGCACATTTATAAAAGAAGGAGACCTTGTTTTCCTGCTTCCATTTGAAGCACATCTGGGTCCTTATATGCGCAGATCGTTGCTGTATAGCTGGATCATGCAAAGCGTGGTTATCTTTTTCCTTTTATTTTTGCTGGCGCCACTTTATATCGAGCGGATGCCGGGCGATACTTTGGCTTTGGCCATTGTAATGGGCGCGCTGATTTTGGCGAAATTATGGAACGTTGTAGCGGAATGGGGAGAACTCCGCCAACAATTTTCCGTCTCCCATTGGCGCCATCGCTGGCTTCGTTTCGCCGTTAATCTCGTATTGGTCTTTTTTCTGTTGCAAACCGATTGGGGGTTTGCCCTTGCTATCGCGATCATTATGATGGTCGTTTTAGGCGTGTATTACCGGCAAATGTATGCCAACCATTTTCTCAAGTGGGAGACATTGCTTCAGCAAGAACATCGGCGTTTAAATGCTTTTTATCGATTCGCCAACGCTTTTACCGACGTGCGGCATGTGAAATCACCGGTGCACAGACGACGTTGGCTAGCCAACCAATTTGATCGTGTGAATCATCGAAAGGCAAATACGTATATATATTTATATGGGAAAACATTTGCCCGCTCCGGGGATTATTTCGGTGTTTTTATTCGATTGTCCCTTGTCGGAGGACTATTAATTTATGCTTCTCCGGAAGCATGGGATTGGTTAGTCGTCGTCATCGTCGGCCTGTTTATTTATATGACAGGAGCGCAGTTGGCCCCCATTTATTCTCACCATGATATTTTGTTGTGGCCGTCCATTTATCCTGTGCCCGATCTTATTCGAAGACGCGCGCTTAAAACGCTCCTCCGAGGCCTTCTGTTCGTGCAAACCTTTTGGTTTACGGTGATTGCTGCATTAACGCCGCTTTCAATGACCATCGCTGTGCTAACGTTGTTGGCTGGAGTAGCGGTCAGTTTCTATTTCACGGAATTTAAACTGAAAAAATCCATCGAGGAAAAATTATAA
- a CDS encoding EcsC family protein, whose product MNEWRRKVSKNPSMTKTWTKGFQNKINQRIPDRVHQTVASALRTMIETTLNGSDYVTATEPLKAGTLKDREEELDETIRRYKRTASIEGAGTGFGGVFWGMTDFPLLLAIKMRFLFTAAHLYGFDPVRMEERLFLLQVFQMAFSGNKNKQETLTRIDDWEGFTNDFPGALTADEAMDWVTFQLEYRDFIDVPKTLQLIPGFGAIVGATINYHFLDLLGEAAKNCYRIRWFEERKNPAEG is encoded by the coding sequence ATGAACGAATGGCGAAGAAAGGTGTCAAAAAATCCATCGATGACGAAGACTTGGACGAAAGGGTTTCAAAATAAAATCAATCAACGTATCCCGGATCGTGTGCATCAAACGGTAGCCTCGGCACTTCGAACCATGATCGAGACGACCCTTAACGGTTCCGATTATGTAACAGCGACGGAACCGCTTAAAGCGGGGACATTAAAAGACCGGGAAGAAGAACTGGATGAAACTATTCGTAGGTATAAGCGGACTGCCAGTATTGAGGGGGCGGGAACAGGGTTCGGGGGCGTTTTTTGGGGCATGACAGACTTCCCGCTGCTTTTGGCGATTAAAATGCGTTTTTTATTCACAGCTGCCCATCTCTACGGCTTTGATCCCGTAAGGATGGAAGAACGCCTTTTCTTGTTGCAAGTCTTTCAAATGGCGTTTTCAGGAAATAAAAACAAGCAGGAGACCCTTACGCGCATTGACGATTGGGAAGGGTTTACGAATGATTTTCCCGGAGCGTTAACAGCTGACGAGGCAATGGATTGGGTTACGTTTCAATTAGAGTATCGCGATTTTATTGATGTGCCGAAAACATTGCAGCTAATTCCCGGTTTCGGCGCAATTGTCGGGGCAACGATCAATTATCACTTTCTTGATCTACTGGGAGAAGCGGCAAAAAATTGTTATCGGATCCGTTGGTTTGAAGAAAGAAAAAATCCGGCCGAAGGGTGA
- a CDS encoding amidohydrolase translates to MEEQLYQTLTDHYQEMVDIRRYLHQYPEISFKEVETPAYIARYHKALGLPIKTGVGGRGVVATLKGGKPGPTIALRADFDALPIQDQKDVAYKSKVDGAMHGCGHDGHTATLLVLAKALTEQADNLKGTIVFIHQHAEEHAPGGAEPMIADGCLEGVDVIFGTHFWAVDPLWTIQQRSGPFMAAADHFYIDIEGVSGHGAAPHTSKDAIVIGSQMVNSIQTLVSRRVDPLESAVVSIGSFVAENPYNVIAGTASLVGTVRTFKEDVRTQIEKELETIVTGTAKTMGAKASLQYERGYAPVVNDAKANDYLASIATTVPGVERVETRNPIMAGEDFSAYLKEKKGTFFFTGAAFPDREENYPHHHPKFDFDERAMLIAAKTLGKAVLHYIGTAE, encoded by the coding sequence ATGGAGGAGCAACTGTATCAAACGTTAACGGATCATTATCAGGAAATGGTTGATATACGAAGATATTTGCATCAATACCCTGAAATTTCCTTCAAGGAAGTAGAGACACCGGCTTATATTGCCCGTTACCACAAAGCATTAGGACTTCCGATCAAAACAGGCGTCGGCGGACGTGGCGTTGTCGCGACCCTGAAAGGCGGAAAACCGGGGCCAACCATCGCTTTGCGCGCCGATTTCGACGCGTTGCCCATCCAGGACCAAAAAGACGTTGCTTATAAATCCAAAGTCGATGGAGCGATGCACGGGTGTGGGCATGATGGTCATACCGCCACCCTTCTCGTACTGGCGAAGGCATTAACCGAACAAGCCGATAACCTGAAAGGTACGATTGTTTTCATTCATCAACATGCCGAAGAGCACGCCCCGGGGGGCGCCGAACCGATGATCGCGGACGGATGCCTTGAGGGCGTCGATGTGATTTTCGGCACCCACTTTTGGGCCGTGGATCCTCTATGGACGATCCAACAACGCAGCGGCCCGTTTATGGCTGCGGCCGACCATTTTTACATTGATATCGAAGGGGTGAGCGGACACGGTGCTGCTCCCCACACGAGTAAAGACGCGATTGTCATTGGATCGCAAATGGTGAACAGCATTCAAACATTGGTTTCCCGACGTGTCGATCCCCTTGAGTCCGCCGTCGTTTCCATCGGAAGTTTTGTTGCCGAGAACCCTTATAACGTGATTGCAGGCACTGCCTCCCTCGTGGGAACGGTACGCACATTCAAGGAAGACGTGCGAACCCAAATTGAGAAAGAACTGGAAACCATCGTCACCGGTACTGCTAAAACAATGGGGGCAAAAGCAAGTTTACAATACGAACGTGGATATGCACCTGTCGTGAACGATGCAAAGGCGAACGATTACCTTGCTTCCATAGCGACAACTGTTCCGGGCGTGGAGCGCGTGGAAACACGAAATCCTATTATGGCAGGAGAAGACTTCAGCGCGTACCTTAAAGAAAAGAAAGGGACATTTTTCTTCACTGGCGCTGCCTTTCCGGATCGCGAGGAAAATTACCCCCACCATCACCCTAAATTTGACTTTGATGAGCGGGCCATGCTCATTGCCGCCAAAACGCTTGGCAAAGCTGTGCTCCATTATATAGGGACTGCTGAATAA
- a CDS encoding cytochrome c biogenesis CcdA family protein, with translation MDDISLGIALLAGMVSFFSPCVFPLVPAFLAQLTGTSISGGAVNADRQIILSRSLGFIAGFTVIFLLMGASATLIGEWFRMYSGALEQIGGIIIVLFGLQMSGIISLRSLMTEKRFGNKSPKKAKSFFGSVAFGLVFAAGWTPCIGVVLASILALASQEGSMLAGSGMLFVYSMGLGIPFLAVSLIYAGSLNKLSRLNRFLPKVQQIGGVVMIIFGILMFSGYFQVISSYLARISPGWL, from the coding sequence ATGGATGATATTTCGCTCGGGATTGCGCTTCTTGCCGGTATGGTCTCGTTTTTCTCTCCTTGCGTATTCCCGCTCGTCCCGGCTTTTTTAGCACAACTTACAGGAACAAGCATATCCGGTGGCGCTGTTAATGCAGATCGACAGATTATTTTATCAAGAAGCCTAGGTTTTATCGCGGGCTTCACTGTCATTTTTTTATTGATGGGGGCTTCGGCCACACTTATCGGAGAATGGTTCCGGATGTACAGCGGCGCCCTTGAACAAATCGGTGGTATCATCATTGTCCTATTCGGTTTGCAAATGTCAGGCATTATTTCGCTTCGTTCGCTTATGACCGAAAAACGATTCGGCAACAAATCGCCGAAAAAAGCAAAGAGTTTTTTTGGTTCTGTCGCCTTTGGACTTGTTTTTGCAGCAGGGTGGACCCCTTGCATCGGCGTTGTTCTCGCTTCCATTTTGGCGCTTGCCAGCCAGGAAGGTTCCATGCTTGCCGGTTCTGGAATGCTCTTCGTTTATTCGATGGGGCTTGGCATTCCATTCTTGGCCGTGTCACTGATTTATGCCGGCTCCCTTAATAAGCTCAGTCGGCTCAATCGCTTTTTGCCAAAAGTACAGCAAATCGGCGGAGTCGTCATGATTATATTCGGCATTTTGATGTTTTCCGGATATTTCCAAGTTATTTCCAGCTACCTTGCGAGAATCTCTCCAGGTTGGCTATGA
- a CDS encoding LiaF domain-containing protein, with protein MERNRMSMVFMLVLAGGLIFNFLLSGMSWFGFILPLLFVLIALLCVLNMHTSGTYFFMSLSVGLMAGYWIPIGTWVFLLAIPVLFLFIAMFNKTGKVIDIDKDLDRTDKRPTSESPQTQLVVPKSKWVVLGDYKLKKQAFSMQDEVELNVILGSASIDMTRAMIEADAMDFAVMDILGETKIKLPEEWSATIEIVSMMSSVKVLGHTEEGMFDRSTLQFGDPNQSFGHLNIKVTTVLGDVKISQKKQK; from the coding sequence ATGGAACGAAACCGTATGTCTATGGTGTTCATGCTCGTATTGGCGGGCGGTCTTATTTTTAATTTTTTATTGTCGGGAATGAGTTGGTTTGGTTTTATTCTGCCTTTGCTATTTGTACTAATTGCTTTGTTATGTGTGTTAAATATGCATACAAGCGGCACTTATTTTTTCATGTCGCTATCTGTGGGTCTTATGGCAGGGTATTGGATACCTATCGGTACCTGGGTATTTCTCTTGGCCATACCGGTGTTATTTTTGTTCATTGCAATGTTTAACAAAACCGGAAAAGTGATCGATATTGATAAGGATTTGGACAGAACCGACAAAAGACCAACATCCGAATCGCCACAAACGCAGCTAGTCGTTCCGAAAAGCAAATGGGTGGTGCTCGGCGATTATAAACTGAAAAAACAGGCATTCTCGATGCAAGATGAGGTAGAATTGAACGTCATTCTAGGTAGCGCCTCCATCGATATGACCCGTGCAATGATCGAAGCGGACGCCATGGATTTTGCCGTTATGGACATTCTTGGTGAAACGAAAATAAAATTGCCGGAAGAATGGTCAGCAACTATCGAAATCGTTTCGATGATGAGCAGCGTGAAAGTGCTTGGGCATACGGAGGAAGGGATGTTTGATCGCTCGACGCTCCAATTTGGCGACCCGAACCAATCATTCGGTCATTTGAACATCAAAGTGACGACTGTGTTGGGCGATGTAAAGATCTCGCAGAAAAAACAGAAATAG
- a CDS encoding transglycosylase domain-containing protein: MKRFNKSIYITIVVILSTLVIAVGSYALALIAGSILVDEDKLDFPETTTLVDDNGEELGRLFTEDREKISINEVPEHVQEAFLAVEDHRFYEHQGIDFWAIGRALYRDVLAGAKVEGGSTLTQQLAKNVFLDQDQTWMRKTKEVLISMNLERKYSKETILEMYVNQIYYGHGTYGISRAAETYFDKPVSELNVAEGAMLAAIPKAPYNYSPAADEEEAEVRRNTVLALMEQHGFIDENEQEVAEGEPISPELHEKPAMDESLYTYVDMVVEEGRDRFDLSENELITGGYTIQLPIDAEMQKASHEVIQDQNHFPGDNENVQASFALLDNSTGAVQAIHGGRDYVRKGLNRALVPRQPGSAFKPISVFAPALYSGDYKPYSMLQDEEIVYEDYDDYAPQNISGEYSGTMTMRDAVVQSANAPAVWLLDQMGVEQGKEWAEQAVHPFDDEGLSVALGGLSDGVSPLDMAEAYTTFSNDGVKTEPYFISKIDNSDGREVFVHDTEIERLLSEQDAWYMTRMLEDVVSEGTGQSGETDHALAGKTGTTGFEEVEGANRDAWFVGYTPAYTGALWMGHDDTTEEQYLEGGSSYPTAMFKSILNHETVDQEAVAFSKPEGVEDLEPPVRLASVDDLTAGLTLQGEGFLNVELQWTEAEDERLVYNIYEVDDGEQNKVGEAEGEGSYTVSGANMFSLNEYIVVPYNPQTGQEGEPSNVADVHLASWF; the protein is encoded by the coding sequence ATGAAACGGTTTAATAAAAGCATCTATATTACGATCGTTGTTATTCTTTCCACGCTTGTGATTGCGGTAGGCAGCTACGCGCTGGCGCTGATTGCCGGCAGTATATTGGTGGATGAAGACAAGCTCGACTTCCCTGAGACGACAACTTTGGTCGATGATAACGGCGAGGAACTGGGCCGCTTATTTACCGAAGACCGTGAAAAGATATCCATCAATGAAGTGCCTGAACATGTCCAGGAAGCGTTTCTTGCTGTCGAAGACCATCGCTTTTACGAACATCAAGGCATTGATTTTTGGGCGATCGGGCGTGCGCTTTATCGAGACGTACTTGCCGGAGCAAAAGTAGAGGGGGGCAGCACGCTTACCCAACAACTGGCAAAGAATGTTTTTCTGGATCAGGATCAGACGTGGATGCGCAAAACAAAAGAAGTGTTGATCAGCATGAATCTGGAAAGGAAATATAGCAAGGAAACGATACTTGAAATGTATGTAAACCAAATTTACTATGGCCATGGAACGTACGGAATTTCTCGTGCAGCTGAAACATATTTTGACAAACCGGTAAGCGAGTTGAACGTGGCAGAAGGAGCGATGCTTGCTGCAATTCCTAAAGCGCCGTACAATTATTCCCCGGCTGCTGATGAAGAAGAAGCGGAGGTGCGCCGCAATACGGTGCTTGCGTTGATGGAACAGCATGGATTTATTGATGAAAACGAGCAAGAAGTCGCGGAGGGAGAGCCGATTTCTCCGGAATTACATGAAAAACCGGCGATGGACGAGTCCCTATATACCTATGTTGATATGGTTGTCGAGGAAGGGCGTGATCGCTTCGATCTCAGCGAAAACGAATTGATCACCGGCGGGTATACCATTCAACTTCCGATTGATGCCGAGATGCAGAAAGCTTCCCATGAAGTGATCCAAGATCAAAACCATTTTCCGGGAGATAATGAAAATGTGCAAGCTTCCTTTGCGTTGCTCGACAATTCCACCGGCGCGGTGCAAGCGATTCACGGCGGCAGGGACTATGTGCGGAAAGGATTGAACCGAGCCCTCGTCCCCAGGCAACCCGGATCTGCATTCAAACCGATTTCCGTCTTCGCACCTGCGCTTTATTCAGGAGATTACAAGCCGTACTCGATGTTGCAGGACGAAGAAATCGTCTATGAAGATTATGATGATTACGCGCCACAAAACATAAGCGGTGAATATAGCGGTACAATGACAATGAGAGATGCCGTTGTGCAGTCGGCGAATGCACCTGCCGTTTGGTTGCTTGATCAAATGGGGGTTGAGCAAGGAAAAGAATGGGCGGAGCAAGCGGTGCACCCATTTGATGATGAAGGCTTATCCGTTGCGTTGGGAGGGCTTTCTGATGGCGTATCCCCGTTAGACATGGCAGAAGCTTATACAACTTTTTCCAACGATGGCGTGAAAACCGAGCCATATTTTATTTCTAAAATTGACAATAGCGACGGTAGAGAAGTATTTGTTCATGATACCGAAATCGAGAGACTGCTGAGCGAGCAAGATGCTTGGTATATGACACGGATGTTGGAAGATGTCGTCAGTGAAGGCACCGGTCAAAGTGGAGAAACGGATCATGCATTGGCTGGGAAAACCGGAACGACCGGATTTGAAGAAGTCGAAGGGGCTAATCGTGATGCCTGGTTTGTCGGCTATACGCCTGCGTATACAGGTGCTCTCTGGATGGGGCATGATGACACGACGGAAGAGCAATATTTGGAAGGCGGAAGTTCCTATCCGACGGCGATGTTCAAGTCGATTTTAAATCATGAGACGGTGGATCAAGAAGCGGTTGCATTCAGCAAGCCCGAGGGTGTTGAAGATCTGGAACCGCCTGTCCGGTTGGCGTCTGTGGATGATCTTACGGCAGGATTGACCTTGCAAGGAGAAGGGTTTTTGAATGTTGAATTGCAGTGGACGGAAGCCGAAGATGAACGACTCGTGTATAACATTTATGAAGTGGATGATGGAGAGCAAAATAAAGTCGGTGAAGCGGAAGGAGAAGGTTCGTACACCGTGAGCGGGGCAAATATGTTCTCGTTGAACGAATATATAGTTGTTCCATATAACCCTCAAACCGGCCAGGAAGGAGAACCATCGAATGTCGCGGATGTTCATCTTGCTTCGTGGTTCTAG
- a CDS encoding MBL fold metallo-hydrolase, whose amino-acid sequence MSEQEQVNYGPSGVRLPMTSKNDGLLEQVTSDVHCLTIKITNVCFIGDVTSGWVLVDTGMPNCKEDLITALQNEFGQFNPPQAIILTHGHFDHVGAVAELVDEWKVPVYAHTKELPFLTGEKDYPEPDTSVEGGFVAKSSKAFPNEAIQLGSAVQPLPEQGRVPYLGEWQWVHTPGHAPGQIALFRERDRLLVSGDAVITVKQDELNKVYNQTQELQGPPRYLTTDWDAAKKSAETLYNLNPEIIVPGHGVPMFGQELHSQFKSLIQNFDQKAVPDKGKYLH is encoded by the coding sequence ATGAGCGAACAGGAACAAGTAAATTATGGACCCTCCGGCGTTAGGCTCCCGATGACGTCGAAAAACGATGGACTTTTAGAACAAGTGACATCGGATGTGCATTGCCTTACGATAAAAATTACAAACGTTTGTTTTATCGGAGATGTAACGAGCGGCTGGGTGTTGGTGGATACGGGTATGCCGAATTGCAAAGAGGATTTAATTACCGCTTTGCAAAATGAATTCGGTCAATTTAATCCCCCTCAGGCGATTATTCTCACGCATGGGCACTTCGACCATGTCGGTGCAGTCGCTGAACTGGTGGATGAATGGAAGGTGCCGGTTTATGCGCATACCAAGGAATTGCCTTTTTTAACAGGGGAAAAAGATTATCCCGAGCCCGATACGAGCGTCGAAGGGGGATTCGTTGCCAAATCATCGAAAGCTTTTCCGAATGAAGCGATTCAGTTGGGAAGCGCCGTGCAACCGCTCCCCGAACAAGGGAGAGTGCCTTATTTGGGTGAGTGGCAATGGGTGCATACCCCCGGTCATGCGCCGGGTCAAATTGCGCTTTTTCGGGAAAGAGATCGCCTGCTTGTTTCGGGAGACGCTGTTATCACGGTCAAACAAGACGAATTGAACAAAGTGTACAATCAGACACAGGAACTTCAGGGTCCGCCGAGATACCTTACAACTGACTGGGATGCAGCGAAAAAATCAGCAGAAACGCTATATAACCTTAATCCGGAGATCATTGTTCCCGGCCACGGCGTTCCCATGTTCGGCCAAGAGTTGCACTCTCAATTTAAATCGCTGATCCAAAATTTTGATCAGAAAGCCGTCCCCGATAAAGGGAAATATCTTCATTAA